The genomic stretch TCCAGAATTCACACTGAATTACAATGACGAATTAAACAAAGTTTGGACAGTGCTCAACAACCAAGGTGTCCACCATGAGTTGATCTTTAATAAAGTTGGCGATCATCCGATGATAATAAGTGGTTGGTGCTTGTTAGAAGCATATTATGCTTTTCCTGTGGGCGTTATTGTTGAATTTGGTTATTATGGGGACAATAATTTTGGAATAAACTAGTTTAAAGAAGTGGGAGATTGGGTGGATTTACCGTACTTTCACAGCCGATACACATTTGATGATAACATTCATTCGTTTGTTGTTACAGTTTCTCAGTCATCATTAAATGATGGAAAATTAGTTTAGTAACTTATTCTAATACTTTTCAGTTTTTTGGGTTAAGGTTTAATGAAGTAATTGTGTGATTTAACAGTTTGTGTTTGTATTGCAGAAGTTGGGGTTAAATACTGCAAGAATCTTGGGAAGTTGTGGGTATGAAGCCCTTGTTTTGTGTGGGGACAACGGTATGTCCACAACAATGAAACTGTCAAACATTCATGATCCTTACAATACTGAGTTAGGTCTTTGGTGGGATATGTTTTGTAGATGTCATAAAATCGATGCCGGtgaatatattgtatttagagtTGATGTCCGATGTCATTGCGCAATATGTTACGTTTATAGGTTTCCCGGATAGTATATTGCAGTAACTGGCAGCTATCACTATAATTGCTTTTGAAGTTTTTTAGTGTCGATCTGTCAGTAAACCTTAAAAGGGATTTAAATTTAACAATCAGTATAATAAAAGCAACAAATATAGGAATTATATATTGTCAAAGATCTCCTTGTAAACTACATTTGTAGTTGTTGTTTTAACTTTTGCATGTTGATCATGTATAAATATCTTGATTCCTTGTTTTGTTGTCACTCTTGATAGTGCAACATATATTTGTCCATGTGTAAAAACATCCCTTGGTAGGTATAGACCAACAGTATCCAAAGACTGTCCTTGGGATTTGTTAATTGTCATGGCATATGACACTATAATGGGGAAATGTCTTCTGTTGAGCTTGAACGGCCATGGGAATTGGGAAGGTGCCATATCCATTCGTGGGATGTACACCCGATTGCCACAGTTCTTTCCAGCTATTATCGAAGCTTCAATAACATGTGTCCCTAATTTTGTTACTATCAACCTTGTTCCATTACATAGTCCTTCTGACTGATTAATATTCCTCATGAGCATAATTGGTGTTCCAACCTTTAACTTTAAATGATGGGTAGGCAAACCAGATGTACGTAGGGAACTGAGAAATTATGGAGTTAGGATATTTACCACTGTGTCGTCATTGATTTCGGACTTATCAACAGTATTGGAGCTGTAGTAATCCCGCATGTCTCCTGTATGAAGAATATAATGAGTTAAGTGAAATTAATATGAAAAGTTGTTTTTCGTAAAGGGTAGTGAGAGAGTTGTAGACCAGGGATTAAGTCAAGGATATGATTGTTTATTTGTTCCACAATTTCTAATGTTGAAGCCAGAATTGCTCGACCCTTAAGGTATTGGATTGAatgaaaattgtgaattaagtcaGGATATGTAGCATCAACAATGGCGACGATTGGGTCTTCGAACTGTGTTATCAACAGGTCAGGTGGAATTTCAAAATCTGTAACACCGTCATTGGGCTCAGATACTTTTCCTTCGCCAATTCTTAACAACCATTCAGAAAACTGTCGCATTTCATCTTTATCATCTTCGGTCGGTCCAGATTGGAGCCGCATGTTTTTGGTTAATGTTAACACTTGAACAGAATTCCATATGTAAGACGCATTTATGGCAGAATGTACAATATCCAAACGGCTTCCTCGAGGGACAACAGGTAAAATCTGCCTGAAATCACCTCCAAACACAACAACTTTTCCACCAAACATCTCGTTTGAGTTACCGTATTTAGACATTACGTCTCTGAGCATTCTATCAAGTGCCTCAAAAGTATGCTTGTGTGCCATTGGAGCCTCATCCCAAATAATTAGTTTAGTTTGTCTAAGTAGGTCTCCCACATCATCATTGTACTCAATTTTGCAAGTAGAATTATCGAGCGTTGGCACTGGTATCTTAAATTTTGAATGTGCAGTTCGACCTCTTGGCAACAACAATAATGACGCTATACCACTGGTTGCGACTGTCAGACATATATCATGCTTCGACCTTTATGCTGCCGCCAGTGTTCTCCACATGTATGTCTTACCGATTCCACTGTAACCATGTAGGAAGAAGACTGCACCATTCTGAGACTCAACTGCGCGCATAATTTTTTGATACATGGCTGTCTGTTCATCTGGGTCAAGGTTATCAGTAAGGTCTTTCACAAAATTGTTTTTCTTCAATAGCATAACTAACGATATAGTATTATAAAatttagttaataataatttcaATGGTTTACCTGTAAGTCCACGAAAGAGATTTGTGAATTCTGTCTTTGTTTTGGCAATGCTATAATTGCGTTCGTCATATATCAGTCTATTACCTAATTGTTGCAGAACATATCCATCTGGATAAGGGATTGGTTTGAAATCTTTTAGTGTCCTTTTATTTTCTTGAAGCAGTTTTTCTATTTCAATCAGGGTCAAATGTTGCAATTCGGCATCTGTGAGAACCAATTCTGTTTTTCAACATTATAAATAAGAAAATTATGCATTGGCTAATAGAGTGATAGATAATGTAACTGCAACAATAATTTAGTAtatattgtttaaatttaaacTCTTAAAAACTTGTATTTAAAGCCAATTGCCTTTGAGCATGTAGGACATCATCAGATAACAGCTGCCATGATTCCTTCCAAACGTGTGCTGGGCGATTAACAGCACCTGACAATAGCATCGCCACAAATAGTTTTCGGACAAAATGTCCAGAGCCCCATTCACTGGCCTCTTTGAGTGCACCAATATATTCTTTGTCATCTTCTAGAAATCCCATGGCAAAGCATGCATCTCTAAATGTTTCATACTGGGTATTACCGACCTTGCGAATTTCTTCATAACTTTTGGGCCCCTTGACTACCGTCAACATCATCCGCAGGTAAAAAAGTTCGCCTGTTGCTGGTGGAACCCATATCAATCTTCCAATGGTGATTCCCTTTTTGCGGGGCCTCCACTCCCTTTCTTTTTTGTGGTAAAGAAACTTAGATACAAATTGACCATAAGTGAGTGACTGTGCCTCCGTATACTTTGAGTTGGCAGATAGCCAACCAGTAAACATGGAATCAGTAACACTTGCATTCTCCAAAACATTTTCCATTCGATCGTGATCAGTGTAGTAAACAGCCTTTTCGCCTACCAAGTGATAAAACATACGTTCAACTGCCGGTCTTCTACCATGAATGTGAAAGGAGTAAATTCTCCAGCATGCTTCACATGGTGAGATATATCTGCAATCTAAGTATTGTTTTATTTCATCAACCGGTTCATTTTTGTTGGTTGACACCGAAGCTGTTATTCTGTCATAGCCTTTGCTAAtgtatttgaaaagatatttgATTGAAGTGCTCTGGTTACACCATTCCATGTTTATATGTGCGTTATATTTGAGGAGAAATCTTTTGTTATAAGGTACCACATGACGGTTGTCCAATGTGATACCATTTTTTTCAATAACGTGGGTTTTTGATCTTCTCCTATAGAGGGGATAACCTTCTGCATCAACAATAGTTTCCTCGTTAAACTTCTTTGGGAAGTATTTAGAGCATTTACCATTTTTCATACAGGTTGATGTCGTGCGCGCCACTCCACATGGGCCGTGCATCATGTTAGACTTAACCAACGCATACAACCTCGGATGAACAGCAGGGTCTGGTATTTCAGCACAGATGATGTTGTCAATGTCAGATGGTGTGGGGTATTTGCTCTGAGGATGTAAGAAAATCAAAATATGTGTGTGTGGCAATCCCCTCTTCTGAAATTCAATAGTGTACATAACTATAAATGTACCAGTTAGTTAATATGTAATTTCAATTTCGGAAGAAGAGGTTAATTTATTAAAAGAACATAAAAAAGCATACTTACAGGCCAAAACTTTCCCTAGAACATGATTTTTTGTTATATCTGCAATGAGTTCgtcaaatttgattttgaagactTTAGTAATAATATCGGGTCGATCGTGTGGTTGTAATCCAGTTTCGGACAAGGCACGGATAATTTCTGGCCATGTTGGATTGCAAGTAAATGTAATGAATAGGTCTGGAAAACCCAATCTACTTGAAATTGCCATTCCGTCAAAATACAGTTGATCCATATATCTTTTTCCCCCAACAAAAGATGAAGGCAAGACAACTCGCTTTCCCCGCTTTTGTTGTTGTCTGCCATCATCGTTATTGCATTCATCTGTCAACCTGTTATTTTTTCCCACTCTTAATTTTGATTGATTATTTCGCATCCAGTTCAGCCTTTCAGATTCCATCATACAATAACCATCGACCAAGAACTGTTGAAATAGACGCCGTGAGTGTAGCAAAGTTTTTGCCTCCTCGCTACGGTCTTGTAACCTGTATGAAAGCCAGTCCTTGATGCTCTGACGATTTTGTCGGGTAACCTCAGTTTCATGGCGATATCTATGCAATATATTTTTCCTATAACCATCTTCACCATACGCAAATATGAGAGGGTATTGATATGCCAAATATGCTGGATGAAACTCATCAATACGTTGCAAACCACCGTTGCGTGCTTGAATAATAATGTCCCTATTACAAGCAGAATCAATGTCTCCCACAATTAGTGCAGCAACTTCTGAAACCGTTGGTCTGTTATACACGCGTCCGTCCTCAGGTCTATCACATATAACCCTCAGTTTTAAGTCTAAGAATGCATTATCTTCCAGGACATCCCTCGCCATTCTAAAGACTTTTGCATGAATATTGAACTCATCTAACATGATCTTCAAATTATGAACAGTGTTCTCGTCAATTTCAGTATTGTCTCTGCGCATTTTATGCaacgttaaaaataaatataggtaATGATCACGAAGACCTGAACTATTTGTGGAATATTAGAAATACCTGAAACACTTCATTCTATTAGTAACTTCATTATCTGTGTCATAAATATATAGCTGAGCATATTGCGGACGGTCTCCATTTTCTGGTAGTAGAGAACCTATTCGATGACAGGTTTGACCGTGCAGTCTCAAAGTTGGTGGTCCTCCTTTCTTTGAATATGTGGTGTCAAATTTCATTCCAGGAGAAGTAAACGAAAACATTGAGTTGTATGTTCGAATATTATTTCGATAATTTTTGCTCTCGGTAGATGTTTTGTTAAACAGCAGATGTCTCAACAGTGGAGGTGCCTCTTCAAGTAAAGGTACAACAATTTTACCACCGCGACAATAGCGATGGAATGTGGGAACATGTCCCTTTTTGGTTTTACTGGCACGTTCTTGAAGCCACATGTGTGCATGACAATATGTACATTCCCATATTTGATCCCCTATATCAGAATATTCTACAGATTTATAAATTATCATATTGTCATTTGTGATCTAAAAATTTGATATGCCGTTGAAATGTTTAGTCTTTGTAATATTACCTTGTAAATTTGAATCTGCTAACGGTGCATGTTCCATATCATCTTCAGGGTCAGAAGTATTGGATGAGCTGCATTCATCCTCGGAGTTAGACAGTGGCACTTGGGAATACTGTGTTTCAGGTTGTATGACAGAAAACTTTCTATTCTCTAATATAAGCCTTCTTTTCTTGCGAGCATCAATTGAATGAGTTCTATCTTCTACATTTGGAATAGAAACTGGGGAGACTATACTTGGGGATGGGGCACTGGTAGGATGACCACATGATGATTTCTTATTTTGCAATATCAGCCTTCTTTTCTTCCTTGCATCACTTACATCAGTTTTATCTACCAAGTTTCGAGAATGATCTGATTCAGTGCATTGGGCATCTCTCTTCTCCTTCATTCTAAGTCTTCTACTTTGTCTAGCAATAGAAGAGTTAGTATGACTGGTTTGTTCATTAGTTTCTAGCATATTTCCTAAAGTTAGCTACGAATTAGATCAATTCCAATTACAATAATAAACTGTATGAATTCTACAATATAAAACTGTATGGATTCACATTACTCAAGTGATAACAGCTGTTATGAAACAAACAGATATAATATTAATGGGGTATGTTGGAAAGTTCATTGGGATAAGGCAATAAGTGAAGCATTATCTGCTATATAGTTTATACAATGCAAATGGAAGGTCTTGTCATTATAATTTCAAAATGTTATGCACAATCTTTATATTACCTATTATAACAGTCCTTATTAATGAGAACATGAATGGACATTAACATATTTCTAACTCTTATGTGTACCTTTATTTAACTCAGTAGGCGATCCCATTCAATCCAATTGCAACAGGTGCTTAGATAAATGTCAACAATTTGAAGAGAATACATACAATGTCATATGCACAGCTatattaattttgattatttataacatTCAACGGAGCATTTTGTCAGGGCAGGTTAGCTGTGTTGATTTCTCAGCATAATTGCAAGTTCAATTTCATGTTAGGAACTTTTTAATACGTTTATGACATTCAACGGAGAATTTGGTCGGTGCATGCTAGTTCTGTGGACTTCTCAGTAAAAATGCAAGTTCATTTTCACATGAGTAACTCTTGAATAAGGTTTATGTGTCTTTTACCAGTGTAGTCGTAACCAATATCGCAAATTGTGGTCGTTATTAGTTGTGACAATATGTTTTTACAATAGCATGTAATGCTAGTTTGGATATTGGAGATGAGTAAAAAACAAAGAATATCATAGCAATTGAATAGATGATTAAGGAAAAACAGAAAAGTCTTATATTAACATAACAGAAATTAAATTACATAGTTGTTACCAAATCAAAAGAAACAGACTTACAAGTCCAcaccataaaacaaaaacacaccCAAACATACTTAAAATTATGCAGGAACTACTAATCTATCTtctctatttttataattttctttaacTTGTTTGATGAAAGTTCTCCATCACACGTGCCATCCGAGGTTGTTGACTCGCTTGATACGCCTGGAAAGTGTCTTTTTCCAGTAGGAGTAACTGGATCTGTGCTGTGCGTTGAACTCACATCAAGATCCTGATACATAAGTGAAGAAACATCACCAAATTAATATTCAACAGTACATTAAAAGTGGAGTATATTTCAGTACAGTAAACGTCCTTACGACAACAAAATTAGGTTCCGATCTAACAGTGGTCATTGCTTCGACAGCAGCTGGTTTCATCTACAAATCATTCGAAAGATAGTACAAAATCATAATATGCGCAAAGTCAGTTTACAATGATTTTATGTTGCATTACACGTGCAAAGATTAAATTCAAATACTTCATCTGTGTCAAACTGATCAGCAAGCTCTTTCACAAAAGGGTCATTCTTCAATAGCATAACGACAGAGGCATTCTTCGAACGTGGTTGCCACTTAACTTTGAAAGCCATCTTGCAATCCAACATCTGATCCAATACCAGTGGGAATTCCAAGGGATCATGAATGCCAGCGTGTAGGAGATTGCAAGACAAAGATCAGTTAACTCTGGCATAATTGTCTATGTTTTTCCAACGGTATGTAAACGGAAATACCTTAATCATTGTATGACGCAGCTGAGAAGCAGACAATCCCAAAAGTAACTCACACTCTCGGTCCCAAAATAAAAAGTTACAGCTATTCCCGACATGAGTAACCTCAATCTCAATCTTATACCTACATTCACAGTATACATAGAGCACTCAAAAAGGTCATGTTCAGTACCTTGACAATCACACATATAAATGaaataacataaaacatgtgaCAAGGATGTTAACCTAAAAATCTCTGCCTCAGTGAAATGTCCAGCCTCACACTCAAACGGAGCTCTGTCACCACGCGCAATACATGAGCAAGCATGACAACCACGATAATACCAGCCATACGGAGAGGCAACCAGCATTTTAGTTTCTCCCACAGTCGCACAAAATGTAATCTGCAATTATGGAACCAAAAGATAATACGATACACAGTCAAATGCAACGAAAAATGGAAATATATACTAAATCAGAATAAATGGCCAACAACTTCCAAACATACAGTTCTGAGTTTTATAATATCCCCAATAGGCATTACAATAGCCTTTGAAAGCAATTTCTGTACAGGAGTCATCTGTTGATTTTCAGAGTTCTGTGCTGAAAGCTGTGAATTGGAACCCTCCTGGCCAGACAACGTAATAATGGAATCCTTCGGAAAACTGTCAAAGGAAGACAGTAATGAAACAATCACATTGCATAAAATTTAAAACCACACAAGAGCAAATCCAGGGAGCATACCTTTCTATAAACTCTTTCATCGGCAGCAAATCACTATTCAGACCAAGGACGGTAACATTAAACGTGTTTGTCACGGACAGTGGAAACTTACCTATTCAAATAGAATGTTACATAaccattgttgcaccccaaaatttgcccatctaattattcttaattggcttacatatctcattcatttacatcttaggtcatcaataaaatcatgcatcattaaacaACCATTAGCATTGGAATCAGAGATCTTAAATTATTAAGGTTTCACTGTGATTTTTGGGGTGCATACACCCAATAGAGACTGATTCATCTAGTTCTCCTATGTGCTTTGAAATGGGATTCAGAAAGTTTTATGGATTGCAAGTAAAGAGAACACAATTTTGGAGCGCCTTGGCTCTTATGGATTAGGGTTTCCATCATCATTTAAGGCTTATTTCAATTGATCCTTATCATATCTTCTGGCTTGGTTCAAATGGATTTTTATTATCGTTTGAGGTACTGGATTAACTTGAATATGAGTGTCATTTGGATCCAAACGATAACTTGAAAATAATTCATTCAAAGTTCAAGTTTCAACTATATTCAATGTTTAAGATGAATTCCATTTGCAAAGCTCATTCAAATGACTATCATGATTTATCATAAGTTTCTTTTAAGGTTTATTACAAGCTTATGAAAGTCGGCATTACCGTTCATACAAGCCTCAATTTCATTCATAAAGTACAAGTGGAGGGAAACTTCATTTCATCATGTAAAGAAAGAAGGAGGCCAACAATGATTCAATACATATTTATCACAATCAGTTCCAATTCCTTCTAATGTCACTACCAAAGGCTATACAAAAAGATCATTCAAGAAGACCATTCAAGTCTCTACCACAAAGATTATACATATTCCCATCAAGAAACATCATTAAAATCAAGTCAAAATTCtacaaaaaatatcatacaaaggAAAAAGAGAATAATTATTGGGAAAGTTGGTCTTATCATTGAATCTAAAGATTCATTACAAGAAGATTACATGAGCTTGTGCTTAAGTCTTATTCTAGAGATGTATTACAAGAAGTACACGAAAATAGAATTCCTAAACTTCATGCTACAATCTTCTCTCCACCTTGATTCAATCTCCATGATGAACTGAAGTCCAAGCCTACTCCTTTGCCAAACTGCCACACACCAAAACCAGAGTTTCACCTGTACACAAGTTATCAAACAATCAGTACCAAAAGCAAGCATGGAAATCTGTTCAAAGAAGTTTGGGCAGTTCAACACAAGTATTATTTCTAACAGCTCATTACAGTATGTATTCTTAAAGGATTTCAAACAACCTCAGGCAGCAGAGATTCAAAAAAATAGAATCAACATCAACAGTCCAAAACTGACCCTGCACACTCATTTACAACTCAGTTTAATTATCACAAACAGCATGACATATCCAGCTATCCATTAACACATACATAAGCCTCATTTTTGGACCTAGCATACAACATATAGTTTTCAAAATCCTATCACTACATTTCTAACAGTTTCAGCCCACCATGTAAACCAACTTAACCTATAACAGAGTTAACAAACTTCTAACCACTAACCACCCCTTGTTACCATTTTATAACTGTTTCACTTCTAACTA from Vicia villosa cultivar HV-30 ecotype Madison, WI linkage group LG4, Vvil1.0, whole genome shotgun sequence encodes the following:
- the LOC131597136 gene encoding uncharacterized protein LOC131597136, whose amino-acid sequence is MAFKVKWQPRSKNASVVMLLKNDPFVKELADQFDTDEMKPAAVEAMTTVRSEPNFVVDLDVSSTHSTDPVTPTGKRHFPGLTLGNMLETNEQTSHTNSSIARQSRRLRMKEKRDAQCTESDHSRNLVDKTDVSDARKKRRLILQNKKSSCGHPTSAPSPSIVSPVSIPNVEDRTHSIDARKKRRLILENRKFSVIQPETQYSQVPLSNSEDECSSSNTSDPEDDMEHAPLADSNLQGDQIWECTYCHAHMWLQERASKTKKGHVPTFHRYCRGGKIVVPLLEEAPPLLRHLLFNKTSTESKNYRNNIRTYNSMFSFTSPGMKFDTTYSKKGGPPTLRLHGQTCHRIGSLLPENGDRPQYAQLYIYDTDNEVTNRMKCFRDNTEIDENTVHNLKIMLDEFNIHAKVFRMARDVLEDNAFLDLKLRVICDRPEDGRVYNRPTVSEVAALIVGDIDSACNRDIIIQARNGGLQRIDEFHPAYLAYQYPLIFAYGEDGYRKNILHRYRHETEVTRQNRQSIKDWLSYRLQDRSEEAKTLLHSRRLFQQFLVDGYCMMESERLNWMRNNQSKLRVGKNNRLTDECNNDDGRQQQKRGKRVVLPSSFVGGKRYMDQLYFDGMAISSRLGFPDLFITFTCNPTWPEIIRALSETGLQPHDRPDIITKVFKIKFDELIADITKNHVLGKVLAFMYTIEFQKRGLPHTHILIFLHPQSKYPTPSDIDNIICAEIPDPAVHPRLYALVKSNMMHGPCGVARTTSTCMKNGKCSKYFPKKFNEETIVDAEGYPLYRRRSKTHVIEKNGITLDNRHVVPYNKRFLLKYNAHINMEWCNQSTSIKYLFKYISKGYDRITASVSTNKNEPVDEIKQYLDCRYISPCEACWRIYSFHIHGRRPAVERMFYHLVGEKAVYYTDHDRMENVLENASVTDSMFTGWLSANSKYTEAQSLTYGQFVSKFLYHKKEREWRPRKKGITIGRLIWVPPATGELFYLRMMLTVVKGPKSYEEIRKVGNTQYETFRDACFAMGFLEDDKEYIGALKEASEWGSGHFVRKLFVAMLLSGAVNRPAHVWKESWQLLSDDVLHAQRQLALNTKLVLTDAELQHLTLIEIEKLLQENKRTLKDFKPIPYPDGYVLQQLGNRLIYDERNYSIAKTKTEFTNLFRGLTVMLLKKNNFVKDLTDNLDPDEQTAMYQKIMRAVESQNGAVFFLHGYSGIGKTYMWRTLAAA